The proteins below are encoded in one region of Micromonospora sp. DSM 45708:
- a CDS encoding PASTA domain-containing protein, which translates to MSDDRQEPPADDADATRALPPDRSPGGDVDATRAMPRNAAGSGEDVDATRAMPRNAAGAGGDADATRPLPGGAPRPLDATSRQEPVGGAAWSGRAGVPPPRSAAYPEPGAEWYGDEQAGRRWWMPILLGVLALILVGLIAAGVWLALRAADRDSGPGTPSAAPSASAPASATSASATPTSASPSSSPSGTPPTTAVEVPMPPLVGLPESAARTVLDRLGVDYRVQRRPSDRPAGTVLATDPEAGYAVGEGERVTLVVAAPAAPTTGAPTTAASTPGSAPTTSATP; encoded by the coding sequence ATGAGCGACGACCGTCAGGAACCACCCGCCGACGACGCGGACGCCACCCGGGCCCTGCCGCCGGACCGGTCCCCGGGCGGTGACGTGGACGCCACGCGGGCCATGCCGCGGAACGCGGCCGGGTCGGGCGAGGACGTGGACGCCACCCGGGCCATGCCGCGGAACGCGGCCGGCGCCGGCGGGGACGCGGATGCCACCCGGCCGTTGCCCGGTGGGGCACCTCGGCCTCTCGACGCCACCAGCCGGCAGGAGCCGGTCGGGGGCGCGGCCTGGTCCGGCCGGGCCGGCGTGCCGCCGCCACGGTCGGCGGCCTATCCGGAGCCGGGTGCCGAGTGGTACGGCGACGAGCAGGCCGGGCGCCGCTGGTGGATGCCGATCCTGCTGGGCGTCCTGGCCCTGATCCTGGTCGGGCTGATCGCGGCCGGGGTGTGGCTGGCGTTGCGGGCCGCGGACCGCGACTCCGGTCCGGGGACGCCGTCGGCGGCGCCCAGCGCGTCCGCGCCGGCCAGTGCCACCTCGGCCAGCGCCACCCCGACCAGCGCGTCACCGTCCAGTTCCCCGTCCGGCACGCCGCCGACCACGGCGGTGGAGGTGCCGATGCCGCCGCTGGTGGGGCTCCCGGAGTCGGCCGCCCGGACGGTGCTGGACCGGCTCGGCGTCGACTACCGCGTGCAACGCCGACCGTCGGACCGGCCGGCCGGGACGGTGCTCGCCACGGATCCGGAGGCCGGTTACGCCGTGGGCGAGGGCGAACGGGTCACCCTCGTGGTGGCCGCGCCCGCCGCACCCACCACCGGCGCACCGACGACCGCTGCGAGCACTCCGGGCTCCGCGCCGACCACCTCCGCCACCCCCTGA
- a CDS encoding PASTA domain-containing protein: MTEAGDAMTDERQPVRDETGPDRTRLLVGGGLAAVLLAVIGASGGWVLAGEPDRPTTSSEAASPPVVPSSGPTGASPTADRPVEDRPTGTRSRTPAGLTVPEVVGTDFVRARQELRDRRLGWRLVFGSGSGRAVERTSPRPGEPVKRGVTVTVWVAGPAPEVTVPDVGGESCSDAADDLVEAGLYPRYLTGRRGPVTGQDPVAGGTAHWNDQVSLTCGNEPSGTPTEGPSPTP, encoded by the coding sequence ATGACTGAGGCGGGAGACGCGATGACGGACGAGCGGCAGCCGGTACGTGACGAGACCGGTCCGGACCGGACCCGGCTGCTCGTCGGCGGCGGCCTGGCGGCGGTCCTGCTGGCTGTGATCGGGGCCAGCGGGGGCTGGGTCCTGGCCGGAGAACCGGACCGGCCGACCACCTCGTCCGAGGCCGCGTCGCCACCTGTGGTCCCGTCGTCCGGCCCGACCGGGGCGAGTCCCACGGCGGACCGTCCCGTCGAGGACCGCCCGACCGGTACGCGTTCGCGCACCCCGGCCGGCCTCACCGTGCCGGAGGTGGTGGGTACCGACTTCGTGCGGGCCCGACAGGAGTTGCGCGACCGTCGGCTCGGTTGGCGGCTGGTGTTCGGCAGCGGCTCGGGACGCGCCGTGGAGCGCACGTCGCCCCGGCCGGGGGAGCCGGTGAAGCGCGGTGTCACCGTCACCGTCTGGGTTGCCGGGCCGGCGCCCGAGGTCACCGTGCCCGACGTGGGCGGCGAGTCCTGCTCCGACGCCGCCGACGACCTGGTGGAGGCGGGGCTGTATCCCCGCTACCTGACCGGTCGCCGGGGGCCGGTCACCGGGCAGGACCCGGTCGCCGGGGGCACCGCCCACTGGAACGATCAGGTGTCGTTGACCTGCGGGAACGAGCCGTCCGGCACGCCGACCGAGGGCCCGTCGCCGACGCCCTGA